The segment aaaatttatttccatACTTCTTTTAGAAGAGGTGAGCAGAAACTCTATGGATGTTGGCTCCCAAGATGCCTTTCATGTGAGAGGAAGGTCCAAAGAGAAAGGGCCTAAAGGGGATAAAAAGAGGAAGAAGTATAAAGGATATTAAAAGACCCCTAGAATTAGCAaagtaaaaattttagattgtgGGAAAAGAGGGCAACTGAAGAAGGAATGTAGAACTAATAAAAAgaatgacttttcttcctttgaaAAGTTCGCAGATGATGATTTTGAATCTTTGTTTAATTCTACTACCACTGGGTTTTTTAATATTCTTGGCTTATTGATTTAGATGCCTCATACCACATAACTCCACATAAGGAGTGGTTTTCATCTTACAAAGAATACGATGGGGAATAACTTTTCTTGGTGacaacaacaaaaagaagattATTGGTAAAGGAAACGTAAAGTTTATTTTAGTGGAGGGGTGAAAACCATTAAAGATACCAAAAAGATGGAAGACCATTCTTATATTTAGTTAACTTCTTGATTCAAGataggatgattttagggtttgtgcaagaaattgaatccactttggccaaaaagtggaattgTTTTCCATGATTTTCAGTTTTACCACATTTGACCTAAAAATATGAGCACTTAGAGATTGAAGCTTGTAAAATGTCAATAATACTAAATGTAGCACTCAGAGTCTAGTttacaaatatgtaatttattttaatacccagataatAGAACTTGACTTTCAAAAGGGATTTATGAAAATTACTATTTTAAAGTCCTTGTTTTAGAACTGAACCATGCACGTGTATGGACAccactttttgacacaaataatttttttttaaacccttttagaaaaatatttgtaaCAAATTTAAGATTTAcgaggatatttttttgtatttgatttgaatatttaatttttaattaattttctattgGTCATATTTGTTGTTTTAAAAACCCCTCATGTACTACCaccataatttgacctaaaatcataattttttgaaTGATATTTTTAATATTGTAAAGAATTCTctatagattgatgtcatatagttttttttttttcaaaaaatgtaaaAAGAAAAAAGTTATTGAATAAATAAGAAAACTTAATATTTCAACTTTATGGAACAAATCAAGtacaaattgattaaaaaatagaaaaaataatcaaacctttaaaaaaattataaatttggaATCCACACAATATAATCTCTAATGGGTTTTGATTTCGTTTGATAATTTTATAAAAATGGGCATCAAAGATATGCCAAAAGCTAGTATTTTTTTACTCACATAGTCCAACCTTATACTTGTAGGTCCAAGGCTTAGGTTTGGGCATTCCAAGCCTTACTCGACTCAAATCCTGAGGGACATGATGGGAttggttttgaaattttaaataataGGGCCATTGTCTATAACGGGTCCCCATTATTTAATAGTAACGAATGCCCATTGTATAAAGTTCAAAAATGAGTTTGtaggaattttatttaaaaaaaacactttTACATAATGAGGTCCCATTTTTTAAATAATGGGGCCCTTTTTTTACATAATGGGGgaacctatttttttttttttaaatattttaaaaaatgggcccttGTTTTGTAAATAATGAGGCCCCTTTTTCTAAATTTTTGGCTAGGGAGCTCGAAGCATAATGGGTACCTATTTTCTAAAAAATGGGTCCCCATTTCTAGTGGCCCTCTTCCCAACACACAAACTTCCCCCTAATTAAAACTTAAATTCTTGCACCCACCCGTTATTGATAGGAACAGTTGAACTAAAAATAATTCTAGGATACAATAATTGAAGAGTTGTAAAATGGATATAGGGGCTTCAAATACTCTTAAACTACTAGATTTGATAAATGGGCATTTGACAATGATGAAGGTTATGTATTTGTATCAAATTGGGAAGACCCTCTCTTAGAGAATTATGATAGGGATTATTCTATAGATTAAATAAAGGATGTATATTTGTAAttgattataaattttaatagCCACAAGTGTTGTAAGATCATAATGCTTGAATATGTGTATCCTTCTTTATCAAATTAATGATTGATAATGTTTTAGTCCCTATCCATATTTATTATAACATCGTGGATACTTGATTTTGTCCTTCTCTTTTATTGGGAGTTTAGTTAAACTATTCCCATTGAGGTGATCTACTAAGTAAGCTCCATTCAAATGAATAATTGATTGTAttcttgttcacaatgatgtaatTCATGAGTTATAAGGTGTATCCCAATGAATAAAATTTGAATTAATTATTAAACCATTAAATGTATCATAATTCAACAAATGGTTGTTTGGGGTATTGTGTTAGTTCTACTCTACTTAATGAAATATCTAACAATAGAAAACATGATGTAGTAATGTGATATTACTAGAATTATTAAATTATGGGCATTTTATGACTGAAATTTTACCATCCCACATGATATATTTAGTTGAGTATAGTTGAGTAACTTGGATAATTAAGTAGCTGAGGACGAGAATTATATTTTgtgtaaaagaaaagatttttagagtaatacaaataacaaaatatttttaacctaatatattattatatgaaTATCTTCAGCTTACCAGATGTTACTATGTGTAAGCAATAAACATGATATGTACAATATTTAGTGTATGAAATCATACATGTTTTGGGGTATTATCATTTGTTCATTAATATACAAAATTATACACCACGTAGTTAGAGTGAATGAAATCTTGGAaccatattttaattattttaaggtGCTCAAGGATAGAGGGAATTTTGTGAAATACCTAAGTTTGAAAGAATTATATactttttaatatattattataggtgatcccacaatagtgtgTTCTACATTTTTGTTAAAGTATGATATTCAAATCAtccttttgacaatttttttttttttttcacccaTAGTAGCTaaactattaataatttgaagatgatgtaaactagtaattttatatattttttttggataatgtaaagatttatttatattatttgttttTGTCAAATATATAATGTAAGTTAAATAATGTTTTAACTTTTATTGTTAGTAGTATTTGCAAAAGTGACATTTATTCCATGatgtataattttttatattaatcaaataaaaaatttatgttATTAATTATAGACTCGTAACAACAATATATATGTAGGAGCGATTAGTGAGTTCACACACCTTAGGATCATTTGCAAAATATAAATAACCTTACTAAAGAGAGTATGCGAATATAATAAATTTCTTGATTATGGATGCAATAATCCACAATGATCAATAATCAATCAATGATAGTACATCCTCTCTAACGATTAATAACAAATAGAAAAGAAACATTGTTTATATAGGCACAATTGAGAGATAGGTTCAGACAAGATCATTGCAAGTTTCTTAATCCTAAGATATAAAACAATTAACATTAAATGACCTAAGACATAATAAGTAAATGACATAAAAAAAGATCCCATGACAACTATGACATTTAGAAGAATTCCTAATACTTAATTAAACTTGACATATGAATAGGACCTAATTTTTGAAGTAGTTAGATAAAACACCTTATTCAAAATAAAAATCTAGAGCATAGACATCTTTTTATATAGGTTTTTGctacatttattttatttatttaagtttgaaGTGAGATTAGCTATTATTTAGACATCAACTTATTAGATATGACatactttttttttatatatatacttgaattaattttatttttttatgaatcaaaaacatcaaaacctagtataataatatattttttaaatctctACCATTTTATTTAAATTCCATATTTGTGGAAAAGAGAATATGATGTTTGGTGAGAAAAATATGTTCACTGGAAAGTATAAAATAAGTATAATAATCAAATTGAATATATCAAAAAATATGCTTTTTCGAAAACTTAATTGAGAGATTTATTATCTTGTAATAACTTCCTATTATTTTGATTCTATTTTCTAATCCAACTTAATGCTTGAAACATGAAATCATAAGAAAGATATAAGAACCAAAAAAAGCCTAACAAAGGGCCTTTGTTTGAGATACCATTGAATGAAGTCATCCAAGAACATTTGTTCAAAGTTAACTTCTAATCAATCTCTCTAccatgttaaaataatattaaaatattaaaaatctatatgacctttgaataaaggtACACTTTCATTTGAAGACAATTATGCGAATACCTTTGAAGAAAATTTGTGTcatttttctttctcttcaacgATGGCAATTCTAGTGTCAAACAAGTGAGACACACTATTATGATTCTATCTACATATAATACTATTGACAAGAAAAATGGGCTTCTTTATGTTAATTAGCTAACTAGATACAATTAAGTGCAAATTGATCTAGAAAAATACATATAAGGGTTCTACATCAAGTGGAACAGAATGGATTAGGTTAGACAACATAGGTGTTAGACAAGATCATGTCATAAATACtaattaatgaaaaataaaataattaggtCTATGAGTGAAAATAAGTGTGAAGTAAAGAAGATAATGAAAGTTTTGTACCTTGAGGTATGTAGATGCTCTAAAAATTCATGTATGTGCAATAAAATTGAATTATTTTCTTTCAATCATGTTAAATTTACCTTAACTATATGAATCTAAATCATGGCTATAAATATATTTTCAACTATTGACTTGAATTGTGATAGTCCTTGTATTTTGTCTTATGCATTCATGCTAAAAAATAAAGCACTAGATAGTGAGAATACTAGTCATATTGCCAAATTTTTCTATGAAGATTGTGTTATTTAAAACACCCCGATGTGTTCAGAATTGTGCAAAGTTGGTATGTGATCAAAGTATAATATTAATTTAACTAGTTAAatgtttgattttaatttttaatttgagtAGATCAAAATTGTGGCTACAAGAAAATAATTCACACTTGTAGACATAACCTATATTAAATGACCAAATTAGATTAGTGTCGAGAGGATTGAAATcgataaataaattaattgaacTAAGATTACATGCACACAAACATATGaataaatgataaaaatataaataaatgataaaaatatgACTAAATACAAATAAGATAAATACCTAACTATATAAAAGAATATACTATTCATTGCTGTATAcctatattaaaatattatttgaagttttaatatattaaatgaaaATGACTTTTTTTAACCATTACAAATATATAATGTTTTAAAAAGCAAACTTGCTAAATGAGCATTTCTTCTCAGATACTTTCACTAAGAGGAGGTAGCAAGCAATCTAATGAAAAGCATCCATGTATGACACAAGCTCTATTCGATCTTTTCCCATATTTTAACAAGAGTCGGTATGGCAGCAGATACCAGAAGTGCGAGGCCCCAAAAGATGGAAAAGTGCCGCCAGAGCCTCGGATGCTTGTCTTTGTATTCTCTTATCTGGATCTGAAAATTGCCTCGATACCAGTGATTTATCTCCACCTTCAAGTTCATGAAGGGATCGTGTGATGAATTGAAATTGATTCCCTTTCCAAGATTATTCAGCATGTGGGCCACTTCTTTGTCCGTGCCCATGCAGCTCTGGATAATGCCAGCCCTCCTCAGCACAGCAGCATCGGCTTCGGTTTCCACCAAGCCATTCAGAAGATGCACATAATATGAAATCACAGTAAGCGCAGATCCCTGGCACACCTCCAGAACCATCAGATTCCTCAGAATCACTTCTGTACTGTCAGTGATCCAAATTGTGGGGAGCAAAAGAGTCGTCCTTCTGAATGTCATCCCTCCTTGGGATGGAACTCCGTAATACTGTCTGAACATAATTCCTGCCTTGTGCAAATCTCTGGTAGAGGCCATGAGCGTTTGATGATGCTCCACTGCCTTTTGCCGAATTCTCAGCTTTCCAAGAAGGCCTTGTATTGCAAGGCGAAATCTGCTGCGTTCAACAGGCGCTGTCTCTTCTATATCTCTTGGGTCTGCTGCAATTAGACTCTGGAGCAACCCCAGAATATGTTTATAACTCTCAAGATCTTCATATCTCTTCAGGCGCGATTCAACCAAATTCGCTCTGTCAAGCCAATTTGGCAAGAATGGGTGAATTTCAGGTATAATACTGCTGCATAGTAATCTCAGAAGCTGTTTCTTTGCTTCTGACTCTGAACCTGTTTCCAATTCCAGTAACTTTATTAGGACCATTATGGGGATTTGGTTTTCAAGCATCAGAAAATCACATAGCAGGTCAAATTGACAGGACTTGATCCTGGTAGTGTTAAAAATGGGGTGGGAATTCTGTCCTCCCTGTCGTTGCTGCTGCTGTTCGGCACTCAAAACTCTTAAGATCTCCAGAACAAAGCATCCATCCAAAGTGAGAATCATGGCTACTGTTTCATCCTTGTATACAGATTCTTCTTCATAGCAGCCTCGAATTTCACAAACAAGGCGCCTGATGGCTTCTTTCAAATGCAAGTGCGCCTCTTGCTTGTGTAGCCTGTCTGCCATTCTCTCTACGGCTTCTGCTTTGAGGCGCTCCATATGAGAGAGTGGCTGCCCTATCCGATGGTGAAAAAGGCCAAGGTGCACGATCCTAGGAGTGTAGGATTCCTTTCTTAGAAAGGACAGAAACTTGGGGACCCTGTTTATCGTCACCACAGGATGCCCTAAATCTTGCTTGCAGTTCTTGACAGTGGTATCTGTAATCCTCTCTGTAACATCAACAATCCATTTGTCTTCATCTGGTATTTCTAGAACTGTGGTTGGAATTTCGTCAAACATAGCATTGGCTTCAAACATCCTTCCTGTTCTCCTACACAAGAGTTAAGGTCTGCAAAAGAATGTTGCAGGTACTATTGGATTAGGTACAGAACTTATTGGTTTCCTAGTCAGGCCCGCTGTAAATCCAAGCAATTATCTTATGAGATGAAATTTGTTTTCTTCTTTGAGGAATTGTAGCTTAGTGTTAAAAAACCAGCATCAGTCAAAGACAGATGGTAGAGTGTGTTCTTGCATGGATGTGATGAACTCTTTAGCCAGCAAAATGGAAGAATCTCACATCAAACACATACCCATACCGCACCATGTTTTCTAGATATGAATACCCAATTTGTCTATTGCTTGTCAAAGGTGGAATCTCAAACTATTGTTTTATGTGGATAACATGACATTGTCCAGAATAAAATATAAGCATCCATGCAAGTTTCCATCATTTCTGCTGAACAAGAGCAGCGGTACACCTGCACATATAGGTCTTGCATATGGAGCTTAAGTAGCCAGATTTATGAAGAACGTAAAAGACTACAGAGGCTATAGCTGCCACTACATCTACTACTAAAGGCTAAGATCGAACCTGTGCAGGACCCGGGGCTACggtacaaatatgatttattgtctAACAATGTAATAAACTGGCCATTCTTAAAAAAAATTGCTAGCCAAAGGATGGGTATTGTCTTTGTAGAACACAGGATTCAATTAGCCCCCTATTCAGAAATAAACCTGTAATGACAGTCAATCTCATAAGTTTTTAAAGTGGATAGTCAAAAGAGGTTCTTTATTTATAGTCATCTTTATTTTAGACATTAATCAAAATGTGCGATTAAACTTTTTAATTACAAATAGTGATGGTGATTATATTATTCATTAATGTTTAAACTTCATctatgatatttttttcttttaagtaAAGAGGCGAACCTCATAAATATATTAAGAGTAATAAAAGAATGCAAAGCTGTCTTATGGTCGAACCAAAGACATAAAAGGCCCATAACATTAGGCTAAAACTAAATACAGCAAATCCACAAAGAGACAAGCTCCTAAGGCTTGAACATTAGCATAAAACATCCCAAAAGACGGGGGAAGAACATTGTGCTGATCTGAAAAATACATGAGATGTAGAGGCAACCTCAAAGCGCTCCAAAAGCACCAAAAATAGCAGGACACCATCATCATTAAAGTAAAGCCCAACCTCCAAGTGCTCCAGGAGAAACAATATTGCAGGACGCCAACAGCATCAATCTTAAGAAGCAACAAATGCAGTTTCTAAAAAGTGATATGATATAGTTAAGatcatttatttgataattttgatagaatGGATAATTTTAAGTCCCTAGTTCTATAAGAAGAGGTATCAGCATAGGGTTGTGTAATAAATTTTTGTTGGTAAAATAAGAATAATTATGTTTCTCTTAATCATCAATTATTTCTAAATATTAGATTTTAGTGATCAAATGTAAATTTTAGTGAAGATGAGACATAAAATTACTATTAATTATTTGATCATTGACAATGTGATGTTTAAGAAGAGTGGACACTCACCAATATTTATAATCATAATATGTTAAAAAGAGATACCCATCAACCTTTTACTCTGACTTCAAATATATCACTTTTGAACAACGGCAGATATACAAGCCTACACTTTATTAACTCACCTGTAGGTGTATTAAATAAACATTTTGACTTTCGAAAAGCTAAAATTACAATCAATTGTGGGTAGCCCCAATTTCACTTCCAAGAAAAGCTAAAATTACAATTCACAAATCTATTAAGCTATTCATAAAATGATGAATCTGATATTATAAACTCATACTATTAGAGTAGACTAATCTagttaaattttatatataaaacctGATATTTTATGTCCAGAATTGTATATTAACCCAAAGCGAATCAATTAAATTTAGAGTTCAAAAGGATGGCTGAGAAATCATTTTGAGACAATTATGCACACCAATTTAGATTAATTTATTTcagtaataaataattaaaaacaaattgcataatattaaaaatatttcatcataattaagTGCGATCTAAAATATTGATAAAAGCCTATacaattgatttaaaaaaaaaatctggtGAAAGACATAATATCAAACAGAAATATATACGATCGTAGAAACTTCATCCGCTTAGAAAACAACTTTGTAAGATCTATACTACAAATAACTATGAGCTAATTTTCAGTGAAATGCAGAAAGATCATCCCAACTTTTCTGAAATAAAAATGTATTCCACACGATTAAAGTACTAAGAAGACATAGCAATGGCATTCAATGAACTCTTGCAAATAAGAAACTTCTCACATCAAACATTTCACAATCCTCATAATTAAAAGTATAGAGACTTACGCGAAATCTAGTCCTTGTCGAAGTTTGAGGGGCGGCAGAACCAAGAGCCATAATTTAAAAAGGCGGCCAGATATTCAATCAATGTATCCATATTCCCTTCTTTTacttttgatttattttatgtttaagtATCTTTAACTTTTAGTTACTTATACAGCAAGAATGGAGAAGAAATTGAGTTTCATGATTGTTGTTCTgttaaaagcttttttccttggcGATTACTCCAACAATCGGATAAAGATGATCTTGAGTGTCCAGGCCATCCTGGTTTGACTATGTTTTTCCTTTGAGAATGAGTAAGCTTTCATATATGGATTATACTTGCGTCCTTAGGACTAAACGCTATGGTCCACCAATATAATATTGCACAGGACAACAGTTCGCTCTCTTCGTGAGAAGGTAAGTAACTCGAGGGAGCAAGCAATTTCTTTAAAGCGGCGTCGGTATTTTTTCTGAAAGAGGATTAAAAATTATTAAAGTACACTATAAGGAGGACTAACAGTCTAGTGAAGAATTATACAGTTCTATCTTTTACAATTAATTGTTCATGTGAGATAAATCCATAGACAAAAGTTGAGCATCCAAATTAAAATGTCATAAATTATAGAATACAttgatactgaaaaatattttaaaaattgcattaaaatcttTTTATTGAAGTTTAGAAGAATTACTATCTTTATTTTGTCATGCAATTATAACTATTTGTAATGGGATAAATATTAAGCTTTAAGTGACTTTCACATGCGTAAATTTGTTTTGTGATATATTGATTTGATATCATTAATTCTACAGTTATGATGTCTAGTATGTTGAACTTCTAATATTTTCTTAACTATCAAAACTTGTGGTGTTTAAAAGCACTTTTGTAAGAGTGCGAGATCAAAATGATTTTGTTTTGCTAGGTCAAGTATGTTGATGACACCAACTTTAAGGTCGTACTAATGAGCAATGAAAACACTTTACGATCATGCAAATGGTTAAGAACTATGATTCGAAATAAGGTTTATTTTAGTTAAAAAGATTCTTGGAATGATTGTTCTCTTGAATGTATAGAATTCAAATATGATCACATTTTAAATTAGATAATAAATGAATATAAATTGTATGCCTTAAATATGTTCACATACTAACAAAATATTTGAAACATGGACCAAGTTTTCTCATAGAAGGAATGAAATGGATGGGAGTTTAGaaagaggaaaaaagaaaaaatcaattgTGAACTCTTTGTAGCCTAGGATTTACTCAATGCCATGGAATTGTCCCAAAATAATAAAGCATTATTATTTTTGGGTTGGTTGTGCGAAACACTTTTGGAATTTCAGTCATTGTTAGGAGAGAAAGAATGTACAATAATGAAATGAGTATGCTAAAAAGTTTaatgaaaacaaaagaaacaaTAGAAAAGATAAGAGAAGAGGAAAATGTGGGTATAAAGGAGTTCCATTATTTTTCTAAAACATATGTATCTGCAAATAAAGTTATGTATTTGGGTGAAGAGGAAAACGAAAATACTCCAACAACATGTCTCAATAATTGCATGAAGAGAGAAGAGGTTGAATTGTAGATAGTAAAAAAGAGGAGAGTGTAATAGTAGATGCAAGTCCTATGGAGGATGTAAAGGTATTTCAAGGTGTTGCAATAGTAATAGAGAAAGAGGTTGATGAGGACAACGATGTCATCATATTGGAGATTCAAAGAATCAATTTCTTCTTAGAAGGTTAATCTAAGAAGAGGGTGGAAGAGATTGTATAGTAGAGGCAAGTCTTTTCAAAGGCTTGAAAATAGTCATAGAAAAAAAGGAACGTGGATAAAATGTTGTAGTGGTGGATGGTATTGTGCAATAGTCAAGG is part of the Cryptomeria japonica chromosome 10, Sugi_1.0, whole genome shotgun sequence genome and harbors:
- the LOC131076054 gene encoding putative UPF0481 protein At3g02645; protein product: MFEANAMFDEIPTTVLEIPDEDKWIVDVTERITDTTVKNCKQDLGHPVVTINRVPKFLSFLRKESYTPRIVHLGLFHHRIGQPLSHMERLKAEAVERMADRLHKQEAHLHLKEAIRRLVCEIRGCYEEESVYKDETVAMILTLDGCFVLEILRVLSAEQQQQRQGGQNSHPIFNTTRIKSCQFDLLCDFLMLENQIPIMVLIKLLELETGSESEAKKQLLRLLCSSIIPEIHPFLPNWLDRANLVESRLKRYEDLESYKHILGLLQSLIAADPRDIEETAPVERSRFRLAIQGLLGKLRIRQKAVEHHQTLMASTRDLHKAGIMFRQYYGVPSQGGMTFRRTTLLLPTIWITDSTEVILRNLMVLEVCQGSALTVISYYVHLLNGLVETEADAAVLRRAGIIQSCMGTDKEVAHMLNNLGKGINFNSSHDPFMNLKVEINHWYRGNFQIQIREYKDKHPRLWRHFSIFWGLALLVSAAIPTLVKIWEKIE